TCCGGCggctcccagtgacccccaaaatcccaaaaatcccccaaattccccaaatcccccaaattccccgaGCCCGGGGCTCGGcctccgcccctcccccacaacaaagattatttttaaccTCGGCAGCGGCTCCGGCCTCGTGgaataatttccatttcctCCCGCTTTTCCCGGAGATCTCCCGCCCTTTCCCGCTTTTCCCGGAGATCTCCCGCCCTTTCCCGCTTTTCCCGGAGATCTCCGGCTTTTCCCGCTTTTCCCGGAGATTTCCCGCCCTTTCCCGCTTTTCCCGGAGATCTCCCGCCCTTTCCCGCTTTTCCCGGAGATTTCCCGCTTTTCCTGGACTTTTCCTGGGGctttgcctcttttcctggcccttcctgcttttcctggagCTTTCCTGggttctttcccatttttcccctttttatcctgattctttttcccatttccagttCCACCTTTCCactccttcccttttcccatttttcccatttttcccccaaattccctttggTTTTTCCCGGgttttccctctcccccccattcctgcctttccctccgCAGATcttggggtcactctggggtcatttggggtcactctgaggtcatttggggtcactctggggtcactctggggtcatttggggtcactctggggtcactctggggtcatttggggtcactctggggtcatttggggtcactCGGGGTCACCCCGGAACCTTTCGGCCCCCGGAACTTTCGGGAGGAGCCGTTGTTTCTCTCCCGGAAGTGACGTCGAAGCGCGCCGGACGCGCACCGCGCACCGGCGGTGTCGCACTGAAACGGGGCCGGCCGGAACCGCGGGGAAGTTTTGGGCGTCCCGgaggggaggttttggggtcccgcggggatttttggggttctgagGAGacttttggggtccccagaggggttttggggtccccgggggggttTTAGGGCTCCGGGGGGGTTTCGGGCGGGTTTTGGTTTCCCGGGAGCCGCGGTTGCGGGTTGGGGCCTGCGGGCCTCGCTGAGGCCTCCGCGGTTCCGGGGCGATTTTGGGTTTTCTGGGGGCCCCGTCCCCCCCTTCCCccgggttttggggtcccccctccTCCCTTAACCCCCACCATCCCCCTTTTTGAGGGGCTTCCCCccattttggggacccctccccattcccccccCGCCGTTTTTCTGGCCCCGCCCCCATGGCCGACCCCTCCCCCGAGCCCTCGGGGGGTCCCCGGGAGCCCCGAACGGGCCCGGATCGGTCCCGGGGCgccccccggggccgcccccccGCGCGCACCCGCCTGCGGAACCGGCGCTTCGCGGCCCTCAGGGAGCTGCTCCGAGGTACCGGGGGGGACCCAAAGCGAGGGGACACCGAGAACGGATCCCGGGAATTGGAGCCAATTTCGGGAATCCCGGGGGCTTggagggaattctgtggggttCTGTGGGGTTCTGTGGGATTCCGGGGGGATTGGAGCGAATGTCGGGGGCCTTAGAGGGAGCCTGGGGTCTTCTGTGGGGTTTTGATTttcctggggatttttttgtattttctgggattttcccgAAATTCTCTGggattttgatgggatttttttgggatttgagtGGAATTTTGAtcagatttggggggattttgaacggatttctttggattttactgggattttgggggattttcccTTAATTCCAGGGGTTTTCGCTTCCCGCATCCTTTGGGACCGCAATTCCTCAtttcccgctgtttttcccggtttttcccctttccagagGGCGATTACTTCAGCGAGGAGCGGATGCGGCTGCGGGCGCCGCGGCTCTTCCAGCACTACATCGGCCGCTTCCgagagccccaaaacccccggaACCGACCCCAAATCCTCGGGAATGAGCCCAGAATCCCCTGGAATGAGCCCAAAATCCTCGGGAATGAGCCCAAAATCCCGTCTGGAGAGGCCCAGAAACtgcgggagctgctgctgagctcgcTGGGAGAGAGCCTgggtggggatttgggatcagggatttggggtcgggatttgggatttggggtcgggatttgggatttggggtcgggatttgggatttgggatcggggatttgggattgggggtTG
The Poecile atricapillus isolate bPoeAtr1 chromosome 31, bPoeAtr1.hap1, whole genome shotgun sequence DNA segment above includes these coding regions:
- the CCDC97 gene encoding coiled-coil domain-containing protein 97, whose protein sequence is MADPSPEPSGGPREPRTGPDRSRGAPRGRPPARTRLRNRRFAALRELLREGDYFSEERMRLRAPRLFQHYIGRFREPQNPRNRPQILGNEPRIPWNEPKILGNEPKIPDSIGTLWGFWGFAAEEEEEEEEEEEEEEEEEDEEGEERIPDAAEQELLRLEFTTRMYQSFLEGQDGDFDYSQVDENPDLDNLDIVSRDLEDRYFDEEEPSEAPQLD